One part of the Nocardioides zeae genome encodes these proteins:
- a CDS encoding TetR/AcrR family transcriptional regulator, giving the protein MVAEPLEWRKYDDAQLPRVLEAALEAFAKHGYHGTSIRELASTAGLSVPGLYHHYPSKQDILVALLEDVMRDLVQRTAAALEEAGASPAARFDAWVECLLRFHMFRTKHAFVTSSELRSLEGANRDRIVALRDELQAMLDSAVEDGAADGTFATPYPKAASRGVTVLCIGVSSWYRPDGPLSPEELVHRHLVLARGVVNATE; this is encoded by the coding sequence ATGGTTGCGGAGCCGCTGGAGTGGCGGAAGTACGACGACGCCCAGCTGCCCCGGGTCCTCGAGGCGGCGCTCGAGGCGTTCGCCAAGCACGGGTACCACGGCACCTCCATCCGGGAGCTGGCCTCCACGGCCGGCCTGTCGGTGCCGGGGCTCTACCACCACTACCCGTCCAAGCAGGACATCCTCGTCGCCCTCCTCGAGGACGTCATGCGCGACCTCGTGCAGCGCACCGCCGCGGCGCTGGAGGAGGCCGGGGCATCCCCCGCAGCGCGCTTCGACGCCTGGGTCGAGTGCCTCCTGCGGTTCCACATGTTCCGCACGAAGCACGCGTTCGTGACCTCGAGCGAGCTGCGGAGCCTCGAGGGCGCCAACCGCGACCGGATCGTCGCGCTGCGCGACGAGCTCCAGGCGATGCTCGACAGCGCCGTCGAGGACGGTGCGGCCGACGGCACCTTCGCCACGCCGTACCCCAAGGCCGCGAGCCGCGGCGTCACGGTGCTCTGCATCGGGGTGTCGTCGTGGTACCGGCCCGACGGACCGCTGAGCCCCGAGGAGCTCGTGCACCGGCACCTCGTGCTCGCGCGCGGCGTCGTCAACGCGACGGAGTGA